In Acaryochloris marina S15, a single genomic region encodes these proteins:
- a CDS encoding FIST signal transduction protein, with amino-acid sequence MRTFSHLDIEEQTTGTLSYDRDNGWSKPFPSLDSENTLVVVFAAHEYCDAPEPLLEICNYFPESKIIGCSSPVVICDGLLLEGAIAVGIIRFENTQIRLFSASVNAFEESHAAGQQLGEQLTNPDLKGVLMFADGVTTEATELVRGLQERLPPDVTIAGGLASGHTLDDTWMLCDGELKRFHACAVGFIGNRVELTRATGGGWRLIGTECQATRTAGRTLFELDGEPAHDVYQRQVGREMGFGLHESSTRYPLTLRLPNLEMQIVRDVNTVDEVSGAIELAGDIPEGVTVQVMTTTADEILDGVDEAIERMRSKTILPQNNALAICVSCAGRRTVLLDKTREEAALAYDGLGHGIHQIGMYAFGEISTTSSGPPQVHNETLTMGLIREY; translated from the coding sequence ATGAGAACCTTTTCGCATTTAGATATTGAAGAACAGACGACGGGGACGTTGAGCTATGACCGGGATAATGGTTGGTCGAAACCTTTCCCAAGCTTAGATTCTGAAAATACGCTGGTTGTTGTGTTCGCTGCCCATGAATACTGTGATGCACCAGAACCATTATTAGAAATCTGCAATTATTTTCCAGAATCGAAGATTATCGGCTGTAGTTCGCCAGTTGTGATCTGTGATGGCTTGTTGCTCGAAGGTGCGATCGCAGTCGGTATCATCCGTTTTGAGAACACCCAAATCCGACTTTTTTCTGCATCAGTCAATGCTTTTGAGGAGTCTCATGCAGCGGGCCAACAGCTTGGCGAACAATTGACGAATCCTGACCTGAAAGGCGTTCTGATGTTTGCCGATGGCGTTACTACAGAAGCAACAGAGTTAGTGCGAGGTTTGCAGGAACGATTGCCGCCAGATGTGACTATTGCTGGCGGTTTGGCCAGCGGTCATACCCTTGACGATACCTGGATGCTTTGTGACGGAGAACTCAAACGCTTTCATGCCTGTGCCGTAGGCTTTATTGGCAACAGGGTGGAACTGACGCGAGCAACCGGAGGGGGGTGGCGCTTGATCGGCACAGAATGTCAGGCGACGCGGACCGCAGGTCGGACCTTATTCGAACTAGATGGTGAGCCCGCCCATGATGTTTACCAGCGACAGGTGGGCAGGGAAATGGGGTTCGGGTTGCACGAGTCGTCTACTCGCTACCCTTTAACCCTTCGCCTACCGAACCTGGAAATGCAGATTGTTCGCGACGTCAACACCGTGGATGAAGTCTCTGGTGCGATTGAATTGGCAGGTGATATTCCAGAGGGTGTGACCGTGCAGGTGATGACCACGACGGCAGACGAAATTCTGGATGGTGTCGACGAAGCGATCGAGCGCATGCGGAGCAAAACAATCCTGCCCCAAAACAACGCCCTCGCCATTTGTGTGAGCTGTGCGGGCCGACGCACGGTACTGCTGGATAAAACAAGGGAAGAAGCGGCCCTTGCCTACGATGGCTTGGGGCATGGGATTCATCAAATCGGCATGTATGCCTTCGGAGAAATCTCAACGACATCATCGGGGCCGCCCCAGGTTCACAATGAGACCCTGACCATGGGGCTAATACGAGAGTACTAG